In Polyangia bacterium, a single genomic region encodes these proteins:
- a CDS encoding glutamate-5-semialdehyde dehydrogenase, with amino-acid sequence MIRDAAIAARAAGAALCNRSGAERSALLSALADALGDTGTRAAIFAANARDLEAGQAEAARGELAPALLKRLGLDAAKLDSVIDGLRQLAAMKDLVGQVTLRRLLDDELILERVSCPLGVLGVVFEARPDALLQIVGLALRSGNAVLLKGGREALGTNRVLTAVVHRVLAAQGLDAGLVVLLEDRAAVSGLLGLHGLVDLIVARGSSAFVQHVQESTRIPVMGHAAGVCHLYVHAAAEPAMAARLAVDAKCTYPAACNALETLLWDAAAPAALDACVAALKQAGVELRACPETLRRHPDLRPATPEDFGVEFGALILAVRQVSGLDQALAHIATHGSRHTESIVTQDHSAAETFLRAVDAASVFHNASNRFADGYRYGLGAEVGISTDKLHARGPVGVEGLLTYKWLLRGNGQQTANYGAGGRAFKHRDL; translated from the coding sequence GTGATTCGCGACGCCGCCATCGCCGCGCGCGCCGCCGGCGCCGCGCTTTGCAACCGCTCGGGCGCCGAGCGCAGCGCGCTGCTGTCGGCGCTGGCCGATGCGCTGGGCGACACGGGCACGCGCGCCGCCATCTTCGCCGCCAACGCGCGCGACCTGGAGGCAGGCCAGGCCGAGGCCGCGCGCGGCGAGCTGGCGCCGGCCTTGCTGAAACGCCTGGGCCTGGACGCCGCCAAGCTGGACAGCGTGATCGACGGCCTTCGGCAGCTGGCGGCGATGAAGGATCTGGTCGGCCAGGTGACGCTACGGCGGCTGCTGGACGACGAGCTGATCTTGGAACGGGTGTCGTGTCCGCTGGGCGTGCTGGGCGTTGTGTTCGAGGCGCGACCGGATGCGCTGTTGCAGATCGTCGGCCTGGCTTTGCGCAGCGGCAACGCCGTGCTGCTGAAAGGCGGGCGCGAGGCGCTGGGCACCAACCGCGTGCTGACGGCTGTCGTACACCGGGTGCTGGCGGCGCAGGGCCTTGACGCTGGGTTGGTGGTGCTGCTGGAAGATCGCGCCGCCGTCAGCGGATTGCTGGGGCTGCACGGTCTCGTCGATCTGATCGTGGCGCGGGGCTCGTCGGCGTTCGTGCAGCACGTTCAGGAAAGCACGCGCATCCCGGTGATGGGCCACGCGGCCGGTGTCTGTCATCTGTATGTGCACGCTGCGGCTGAGCCGGCGATGGCCGCGCGCCTGGCCGTCGATGCGAAGTGCACGTACCCGGCGGCCTGCAATGCGCTGGAGACATTGCTGTGGGACGCGGCGGCGCCGGCGGCGTTGGACGCCTGCGTGGCGGCCTTGAAACAGGCGGGCGTCGAATTGCGCGCCTGTCCCGAGACCCTGCGCCGGCACCCCGACCTGCGCCCGGCCACCCCCGAGGACTTCGGCGTCGAATTCGGCGCCCTGATCTTGGCGGTGCGACAGGTCAGCGGTCTCGACCAGGCGCTGGCGCACATCGCCACCCACGGTTCGCGGCACACAGAGTCGATCGTTACACAGGACCATTCAGCGGCAGAGACATTCCTGCGCGCGGTCGACGCGGCCAGCGTCTTTCACAATGCCAGCAACCGTTTTGCTGATGGCTATCGTTATGGTTTGGGCGCGGAGGTGGGAATCAGCACCGATAAATTGCACGCCCGCGGTCCCGTCGGTGTCGAAGGGCTCTTGACCTATAAGTGGCTGCTGCGCGGCAACGGTCAACAGACAGCGAACTATGGCGCTGGTGGTCGTGCCTTCAAACACCGCGATCTCTAG
- the proB gene encoding glutamate 5-kinase produces MTPSRRHLGDAHRIVVKLGTHVVTHDGVELALGRLMALCEGMARLRRQGREVVLVSSGAVGMGMRVLGLKERPRSLGLRQACAAVGQGHLMGVYTQAFAQLGLTAAQVLLTQEDLAERDRALCVRTTLMRLLELGAVPILNENDSVSVQELVEYRRRAQPTAVPATETAAPVVAGFGDNDGLSARVAVSLDADLLVLLTNVAGLYTANPKHDPTATRIAELDAVDDATLARADGGSSGGTGGMASKLAAARLATGEGTTVLIAGGAEPRVLERALEGEDIGTLIAVGERRPARIRHIAVSARHRGALVVNDGALRALGGEKASLLPIGVVSVEGAFDKGDVVEIRDGSGRVHGRGLVNYGAEACRKLAGHHSDEIDSILGWCGYDAVITRDNLVMGAV; encoded by the coding sequence ATGACTCCGTCTCGCCGCCACCTTGGCGACGCCCACCGCATCGTCGTCAAACTGGGCACGCACGTGGTCACCCACGACGGTGTCGAGCTGGCGCTCGGCCGGCTGATGGCCCTGTGCGAAGGGATGGCCCGCCTGCGCCGCCAGGGCCGCGAGGTGGTGCTGGTGTCCAGCGGCGCGGTCGGGATGGGCATGCGCGTGCTGGGCTTGAAGGAACGGCCGCGCTCGCTGGGGTTGCGGCAAGCGTGCGCGGCGGTGGGGCAAGGGCACCTGATGGGCGTGTACACGCAAGCCTTCGCCCAGCTGGGCCTGACCGCGGCGCAGGTGCTGCTGACCCAGGAAGATCTGGCCGAGCGCGACCGCGCGCTGTGCGTGCGCACGACGTTGATGCGCCTCTTGGAACTGGGCGCGGTTCCCATCTTGAACGAGAACGACAGCGTCAGCGTGCAAGAGCTGGTCGAGTACCGCCGTCGCGCCCAGCCCACCGCGGTGCCGGCGACGGAGACCGCGGCGCCGGTGGTGGCCGGGTTCGGCGACAACGACGGTTTGTCGGCGCGGGTGGCGGTCAGCCTGGACGCTGATCTGCTGGTGTTACTGACCAACGTGGCGGGGCTTTACACCGCCAACCCCAAGCACGATCCCACCGCCACGCGCATCGCCGAGCTGGACGCCGTCGACGACGCCACGCTGGCCCGCGCCGACGGCGGCAGCAGCGGCGGCACCGGCGGCATGGCCAGCAAGCTGGCGGCGGCGCGGCTGGCCACCGGCGAAGGCACCACCGTCTTGATCGCCGGCGGCGCCGAGCCGCGGGTGCTGGAACGCGCCCTCGAAGGCGAGGACATCGGGACCTTGATCGCGGTGGGCGAGCGGCGCCCGGCCCGCATCCGCCACATCGCCGTCTCGGCCCGCCACCGCGGCGCCCTGGTGGTGAACGACGGCGCCCTGCGCGCGCTCGGCGGTGAGAAAGCGTCGCTGCTGCCCATCGGAGTGGTCTCCGTCGAGGGTGCCTTCGACAAAGGCGACGTGGTGGAGATCCGTGACGGCAGCGGGCGCGTGCACGGCCGGGGGCTGGTGAACTATGGCGCGGAGGCCTGCCGCAAGCTGGCCGGGCACCACAGCGACGAGATCGATTCGATCCTGGGCTGGTGCGGCTACGACGCCGTCATCACGCGCGACAACCTGGTGATGGGGGCGGTGTGA